GCGGCATCGACTTCTCCGCATGGGGCAACAGCAGCTCTCAGGGACAGTCGGGGACACCGCAGAGTTCTGGCTACAGCAGCAGCTACGCCTATGCCCCCAGCTCTCTTGGGGGTGCCATGATTGATGGACAGTCTCCATTTGCACCTGCTGCCAACGAACCACTCAACAAGGCACCTGGCATGAACAGCCTGGACCAGGGCATGGCGGGTCTAAAAATTGGTGGTGCTGCCCCTGGTGGGAATGGAGAAATGGCTCCGAAGGTGGTTGGCTCTGGGCTGCCTGGTGGGGGGCCCTTGGGTCCTGTATCTTCTGTTGGACCTCCCAGCATGCCTCCTGTCTCCATTGCCCCAGCCAAACCGGCCTCCTGGGCTGACATCGCCAGCAAACCCGCCAAGCCTCAACCCAAGCTTAAAACCAAGGGTGGCATGGCAGGTGCCAATTTGCCTCCTCCGCCCATTAAACACAACATGGACATTGGCACTTGGGACAACAAGGGCACAATGCCCAAAGCTGCCACCCCTCAGCAGGTGCCCTCTATTCCCAGCAACGGGCAGCCGCCTAATCAGGCTTCTCCGCAGCCTGGATCCACAGCTGCAGGGAACCCACAGATGCCTCTGAGCAATGGACAGCTGGTTCCACCTGTCTCCCAGCTGGGGCAGCATCATCTTCCACCTACTGGACAGCCAGGTATGGCTCAGATACCCCAGCCCCTCTCCCAGGGTCCGCCACCGCCAAaccaccaacagcagcagccttCTCAACCAACTCGCTGGGTCCCTCCACGTAACCGGGCCAATGGGTTTGGAGACGCCGGCGGAGGCGGATCAGGCCAGTCGCCTCCCTCCTCTTCCAGCATCGGCGTGGTTCCCGGAGTCCCGTCCGAGCCTCACCCTGTTTTAGAAAAGCTGCGCATGGTTAACAACTACAACCCCAAGGACTTCGACTGGAACCTCAAGCAGGGCCGCGTGTTCATCATCAAGAGCTACTCCGAGGACGACATCCACCGCTCCATCAAGTACAACATTTGGTGCAGCACGGAGCACGGCAACAAACGGCTCGACGCCGCTTACCGCTCGTTGGCGGGCAAAGGGCCGCTTTATCTTCTGTTCAGCGTCAACGGTAGCGGGCACTTCTGTGGTGTAGCGGAGATGCGTTCACCGGTGGACTACAACACGTCTGCTGGCGTGTGGTCGCAGGACAAGTGGAAGGGCCGCTTCGACGTGCGCTGGATCTTTGTTAAAGACGTTCCCAACAGTCAGCTGAGGCACATTCGGCTAGAGAACAACGAAAACAAACCGGTGACCAACTCTCGGGACACACAGGAGGTACCGCTGGACAAGGCCAGGCAGGTGTTAAAGATCATCGCTGGATATAAACACACCACTTCCATCTTCGATGACTTCTCTCACTATGAGAAGCgtcaggaggaggaagagtgtGTGAAAAAGGTAAAACACCATTCCTAACATGATTGAaacatgtaataaaacatttcttcaactctgaatgtctttaaatattgcatttttctgtcatattaTACAGAATGAAAGGTTTATTACTACGAGTTTGATTCTTATTCTAAGTTTAACTATTTTCTCTGTAATGACTTGCTTATCCCTCCTGTTTATCACTAGAGCtgcacaacatttaaaaaaacagtgttgTTGTTGGTAAATGTAATGATTGTACTACTAATTAGAAGAAATCCACTTTTTCGTTTTACTCATGACCTTTGGCAGATTACCATAATCTGTCAGTTGTGGAAATCTACAGTGAATCTTGTATCCATCCTTATTGGCATTCAAGTGTATATTGATGACAGTTGCTGTATGTTAGCCTTCAATTACTGCTTGTCAGTGTTAATATGCAAACACATGACAATATAGCAAAGTATTGTGCAgttcttaaatatttagtcataagTTATGAACTGGAAATACCCTGTGTGAATGACTTCttattttttacatgatttatttttcagcttaGTTGCCATATTGGTGGTGGTTTTGTATGCAGGAAATACAGCTGAACAAAATATCATTGCAACACGAGTGCGTGCAATATGTCTGGAGAGCAATAAttgtttgttaatattttacaagTGTTATGAACTTGCATTTTAcatgctaatgtaatatttagttgGAGTCTCATGGCAGCAGATGCTCACACTGGACACAAATGACCTTGGCTAAAATGCTAAAGGCCACAAAGTGATGGAAGAAGAACAAAGGCATGCATCACACCTATCTCCAGATATTTCAATATATCAATGTGTGCAGTAGCTACTTGCCATAACAGACAACAGGGTGTTTgtatttagtaatatttttacacattttctgatATAGTCCAGAAGCTTAGCTCCCTAATTTTTGTAGTAACCTTTAACCTTTGGCTTTAGAATGAACCACATAAAACCATGAAactgtgaaatatatttattttaccattgttgcactttattttttacatagtGAATTTAAAAGCATGAGGAATAAAAGAATCAAGCAGCAGATTTTGGATTCTTCCACAGGTTGGGGTGTTTGataaaatctaatatttattcCTTTCTTTCATGGGTTTGCACACAGAACAGTTTTACAGTTAAACTGTACATGTATGATTTTTGGAAACATACTTTTACAGACCATAatgcgtttttctttttttttttcctttgctggGTAGTTTTACATCTCCTGAATGTcgttttgaaaaatttaaataaatgcttacagtttattttcataaatttctaGAAATACTAACTTCTCCTTGTATTGGATTACTGCTCTAATTGTTCTCTATATCTCTGAAGCACAACCTGTATTCTTTTTACAGtatcaaagttgtttttagtCTAAAATGTTTGGTTATAATTGAAGTCTATAGATGGAAAccacatgtttttatgttgtgctCAGTTTTCTGTGCTGTGTTTGACAGGTGGAGGTCCAAGGCAGCGAGCCATATCCCAGCAACCCAAGCAACAGGAGTCATTACAGGCTTCAGGTAACTTTGCTTGAGCTCAGGAGTAATTTGATGCACATGTATTGTTGATTTATGCCCTGGTACGTTGacgttttaataaaaatgtgtttgctctTCTATCTACATTGTCGGTTATTTGATACAGTGATATCCAATCTTCACAGTATACAATCTCCTTCTGCTTGTTTACATGCACCACACGTCCCCTTCTGTTATAATCCATtggaaattgaagaaaaaatgttttaattgtactttattttgtaattgttgtttttaattgttttttttttttgttttttttccaggagcGCCAAGGACGAGTCAAGTAACAGTTGGTGCTTTGGTCAAAGGACTGCAATGCCCCTTCCTGAAACCCTGTCCGCTCCAGTACATTATTACATTCAGATCTCTAAGAAATTCTAATAGGGGTGAAGATTTAACaaaggacaaaaggaaaaaaaactaaatgaagactttgatttcttttgactttaAAGACTTACTTCGAACTTGTAGTAAAAGGAAACGATTATTCATAGGACTACAACTAAATGCATAGCATCCTTagctgaaatcttttttttttttttttttttttgttttgccctACCCCATTCCACTACATACGCTTTTTCCTTGTATGCTgctttttcctttccttctttcttccgttttttttttttttcttttttttgtaaacacaaGGATTGGCATCCGTTTTTTTATGGTCCAAGACTTGAGTCTGTAATTCTCACACAAACCTTAATGATCCATACAGAAAGCAAATAGAAAAATTTAGCATCCCCCtctgcccaaaaaaaaaaaaagagaatggaaAGATTTTCATCTTTATAAGCAACCCTTACACCTGTCTGCAAGTGATGCTCAGATCGTCAACCAAGAAACCCAGAGCAACTTCTTCCAGAGTGGATTCCTCACCGACGGCTGGTGCCAACTTTTCTcacttcagtttctgtttgtacATGCttgccatgtttttgtttaggaGGACTACAGATGTtcgtttaaaacaaaaaaaaaaggaaagccctctgtgttttcacatgttgtcGGAGTGTGTAGGGGAGGTGGGGTGAGGAGGATCAAGGCAGGAAAACAAAGGAATGGGGTTAAAGGTTTAAATTCAGAGAACATGTTAAGTTGATGAGCTTTTGCTCACTGTATAATTTTATGGGGAAAAAATGGGGCCGTCTGTTAACAGTCTTCATTAGACTTTATTTacgcctttttttctttctcttgaaGAAGTTGAGTCATTGTTGCTATgggctgcttttttttcttccgttTTCATATGACTGATGCGAGTGGCCTTGCCCCCACTCTTTCTATTAATCAGTTCAAAAGTAATAAATGTGGTATATTCAGCAGAGTTGTGTGCATTCCTTATGTTCGACTTGAAAGTGGCTTCTTTACTCAGCTTGTTTTTACATGgtattaatgttttctttctgctcagtTATAATCAGCCTGCAAATGATGGAGGCTCTACTTTAACCCCGCTTTGCCTTTCCTACTGCTCCACTTTTCTGTCACCTTGTCCTCCACACTCCCCAATTCTTATTTCTGCTCAGCCAGACATTCATAAATCATTAATTGCAGCCATGCATTGCTCGGTGTCATTGtcagtttagaaaaaaaggaaaccttGAGAACTACTGGCTTTTATTTGTGGCATAATAAAGATGCTCCACAAAGTTATGTTGGGTTCTGCTTCTCATTGGCTATTTGTACTTGCACTTATTCTACTTTAGACCAGGAAAGtttaaactgatgttttcaCAAGGGTTGAATTCCACCTCTGCATTGGTGCATGTCAAACCACAATTTGTTTTATATGAATGGAATGCAGTTCTTGCAGACACACCTTTGTGTTCTTTATGCATTCAAGTCAAATATCTGCTGTGAAATTGTCCGGGTATATCCGTCAACTTTTCATAATTGTGTTTAGAATAATGCATCTTCTACCTGCATAAGGTAAATTGAAAATACATCCTATAACTACGTATTTCGGATcgtttcagttattttttggCATGAAATGTGATGTCTCAGCTTCATTAAAAACCTTACACTCACTCATTGgtgga
This is a stretch of genomic DNA from Gambusia affinis linkage group LG16, SWU_Gaff_1.0, whole genome shotgun sequence. It encodes these proteins:
- the ythdf2 gene encoding YTH domain-containing family protein 2; translation: MSASSLLEQRPKGQANKVQNGAVTQKDTLNDDEFEPYLNTQARQSNAYTAMSDSYMPSYYSPSIGFSYSLNEAAWSTGGDPPMPYLASYGQLSNGEPHYLPDAMFGQPGPLGSNPFLGQHGFNFFPSGIDFSAWGNSSSQGQSGTPQSSGYSSSYAYAPSSLGGAMIDGQSPFAPAANEPLNKAPGMNSLDQGMAGLKIGGAAPGGNGEMAPKVVGSGLPGGGPLGPVSSVGPPSMPPVSIAPAKPASWADIASKPAKPQPKLKTKGGMAGANLPPPPIKHNMDIGTWDNKGTMPKAATPQQVPSIPSNGQPPNQASPQPGSTAAGNPQMPLSNGQLVPPVSQLGQHHLPPTGQPGMAQIPQPLSQGPPPPNHQQQQPSQPTRWVPPRNRANGFGDAGGGGSGQSPPSSSSIGVVPGVPSEPHPVLEKLRMVNNYNPKDFDWNLKQGRVFIIKSYSEDDIHRSIKYNIWCSTEHGNKRLDAAYRSLAGKGPLYLLFSVNGSGHFCGVAEMRSPVDYNTSAGVWSQDKWKGRFDVRWIFVKDVPNSQLRHIRLENNENKPVTNSRDTQEVPLDKARQVLKIIAGYKHTTSIFDDFSHYEKRQEEEECVKKVEVQGSEPYPSNPSNRSHYRLQERQGRVK